The following proteins are co-located in the Engraulis encrasicolus isolate BLACKSEA-1 unplaced genomic scaffold, IST_EnEncr_1.0 scaffold_488_np1212, whole genome shotgun sequence genome:
- the LOC134444259 gene encoding protein NLRC3-like: protein MASKKKKTAIKYIDIFKPLAGQGKPIRTVMTKGIAGIGKTVSVQRFILDWTEGKANQEIDFLFPVPFREINLMKEKEYSLVDFIHHFFSETCDVIFSTDDKYKIAFIFDGLDESRQPLDFQDNECIYSVSEPASVDALLTNLINRNLLPSAQIWITSRPAAANRIPPECVHQVTEVQGFTDPQKMEYFKKNINEQEMATRIITHLKRSRTLYIMCHIPVFCWMAATVLVSILTEGCEISASLTRMYIHFLIMQVKYMSQKYKDICKQKTVLSLGRLAFQQMEKGNLIFYEDDLRECGMDAEEASVYSGVCTQILREEAGLYQKKVFSFVHLSIQEFLAALYVFLCFRERNMSDQEQTSQLSALFRAATLQDLHKTAVDLALQSENGHLDLFLRFLLGLSLESNQNLLKHLLPKTSSQSQSTVQTVQCVKEKIRGERSSDRRINLFYCLNELNQHAVVEHIDWKEGELCVEMLLPGLWKTVKFTLTMSEEQLGGFDLQKYIQTPEEDQTELLSPDDVLQKLVPVVTTSTKAVLGECKLTENSCLHLASVLSSPSSRLTELFLSHNDLRDSGVELLCSGLQHQHCRLEILR from the exons ATGGCATCCAAGAAAAAGAAAACGGCTATCAAATACATTGACATCTTCAAGCCTTTAGCTGGGCAAGGCAAACCCATCAGAACAGTGATGACAAAGGGAATAGCTGGAATTGGGAAAACAGTCTCTGTGCAGAGGTTCATTCTCGACTGGACTGAAGGAAAAGCCAATCAAGAAAttgacttcctgtttcctgtgccTTTTCGCGAGATAAACCTGATGAAAGAAAAGGAATACAGTCTTGTGGACTTCATCCATCACTTTTTCAGTGAAACATGTGACGTCATCTTCTCCACTGATGACAAATACAAAATTGCTTTCATCTTTGACGGCCTGGATGAAAGCAGACAACCTCTGGATTTCCAGGACAATGAATGCATCTACAGTGTATCAGAGCCGGCTTCAGTTGATGCCCTTCTCACAAACCTCATAAATCGGAATCTGCTCCCCTCCGCTCAAATTTGGATCACGTCCCGACCCGCAGCAGCCAATCGGATCCCTCCTGAGTGTGTGCACCAGGTGACAGAAGTGCAGGGTTTCACTGACCCACAGAAGATGGAGTATTTCAAGAAGAACATCAATGAACAGGAAATGGCCACCAGAATCATCACACACCTGAAGAGATCCAGGAccctctacatcatgtgccacattccagtcttctgtTGGATGGCAGCCACTGTTCTGGTTTCTATCCTCACAGAAGGTTGTGAGATTTCAGCTTCCTTGACCCGGATGTACATACACTTCCTTATCATGCAAGTCAAATACATGAGTCAGAAGTACAAAGACATCTGCAAACAGAAGACCGTTCTGTCCTTGGGGCGACTGGCTTTCCAGCAAATGGAGAAGGgcaatctgatcttctatgaagACGACCTGAGAGAGTGTGGCATGGATGCTGAAGAGGCCTCAGTATACTCAGGAGTGTGCACTCAGATCCTCAGGGAGGAGGCTGGGCTGTACCAGAAGAAggtgttcagctttgtgcatctcagcatccaggagttcctggcagcgttatatgtgtttctctgcttcagagagagaaacatgtcagaccaagagcaaacctctcagctctctgctctgttcagagctgcaacacttcaagacctacacaagactgcagtggatctggccttacagagtgagaatggacacctggaccttttcctccgcttccttctgggcctctcactggagtccaatcagaacctCCTAAAACACCTGCTGCCAAAGACCAGCAGCCAATCACAAAGCACAGTGCAGACAGTTCAATGTGTAAAAGAGAAGATCAGAGGTGAGCGTAGTTCAGACAGAAGGATCAACCTGTTCTACTGcctgaatgagctgaatcagcatgctgtagtggagcacaTTGATTGGAAGGAAGGAGAGCTGTGCGTAGAGATGCTGTTACCAGGATTGTGGAAGACTGTGAAATTTACACTCACAATGTCAGAAGAGCAGCTGGGAGGGTTTGACCTGCAGAAATACATACAGACACCAGAGGAAGATCAGACTGAACTCCTCAGCCCTGATGATGTTCTTCAGAAGCTGGTGCCAGTGGTCACAACATCCACCAAGGCAGT gctgggtGAATGTAAGCTGACAGAAAATAGTTGTCTccatctggcctctgtcctgtcatctccctcatcacgtctcacagAGCTGTTCCTGAGTCACAATGATCTgcgtgactctggagtggaactcttatgttctggacttcagcATCAACACTGCAGATTGGAAATACTGAGGTAA